From one Candidatus Acidiferrales bacterium genomic stretch:
- the rpmG gene encoding 50S ribosomal protein L33, whose amino-acid sequence MREIITLQCGECKNRNYTTMKNRKKHPERLETSKYCNTCKKHTPHKEVK is encoded by the coding sequence ATGCGAGAAATCATTACATTGCAGTGCGGCGAATGTAAAAACCGGAATTACACGACCATGAAGAACCGGAAGAAGCATCCGGAGCGGCTGGAGACGTCGAAATATTGCAATACGTGCAAAAAGCACACGCCGCACAAAGAAGTGAAGTAG
- the tuf gene encoding elongation factor Tu (EF-Tu; promotes GTP-dependent binding of aminoacyl-tRNA to the A-site of ribosomes during protein biosynthesis; when the tRNA anticodon matches the mRNA codon, GTP hydrolysis results; the inactive EF-Tu-GDP leaves the ribosome and release of GDP is promoted by elongation factor Ts; many prokaryotes have two copies of the gene encoding EF-Tu) — protein TPFFTGYRPQFYFRTTDVTGDVKLAQGVEMVMPGDNVSVEVSLITPVALEKGLRFAIREGGHTVGAGAVTDIIE, from the coding sequence CACGCCGTTTTTCACGGGGTACCGGCCGCAGTTTTACTTTCGGACGACGGACGTGACGGGGGACGTGAAGCTGGCGCAGGGAGTGGAGATGGTGATGCCTGGGGACAATGTAAGCGTGGAAGTGAGTCTGATCACGCCGGTAGCCTTGGAGAAGGGATTGCGGTTCGCGATCCGCGAAGGCGGCCACACCGTCGGCGCCGGCGCTGTCACCGATATCATCGAGTAA